From a region of the Aeoliella mucimassa genome:
- the lptB gene encoding LPS export ABC transporter ATP-binding protein — MPLLETKGLVKSYGRRRVVDGVEFAVESGEIVGLLGPNGAGKTTSFRMTCGMVDPDAGEVRLSGHVVTNWPMYRRAREGGMGYLAQESSVFRKLSVQQNLLCMMQMLGMDRRTRRRRCDELLEQFGITKLRRSKAMSLSGGERRRLEIARCLVSDPKIILLDEPFTGIDPVTIDSIQGIVRDLRERGISILITDHQVRETLEITDRSYVVRSGQVLCSGSPQDVLNNEDARKYYFGEGMDVNLGAA; from the coding sequence ATGCCATTGCTCGAAACCAAAGGATTGGTCAAATCGTACGGTCGCCGCCGAGTGGTGGATGGCGTCGAGTTTGCCGTGGAGTCGGGCGAGATCGTCGGGCTGCTCGGGCCAAACGGCGCCGGCAAGACTACCTCGTTTCGCATGACCTGCGGCATGGTCGACCCCGACGCTGGCGAAGTTCGCCTGAGCGGGCACGTGGTGACCAACTGGCCGATGTACCGTCGCGCCCGCGAAGGGGGCATGGGTTACCTGGCTCAGGAATCGAGCGTGTTCCGCAAGTTGTCGGTGCAGCAAAACCTGCTCTGCATGATGCAGATGCTGGGGATGGATCGCCGAACCCGCCGCCGCCGGTGCGACGAACTGCTCGAGCAATTCGGCATCACCAAACTGCGCCGGAGCAAAGCGATGAGCCTCTCGGGCGGCGAACGTCGCCGGCTCGAAATCGCTCGCTGCCTGGTTTCGGATCCCAAGATCATCCTGCTCGACGAACCGTTCACTGGTATCGATCCGGTGACGATCGATAGCATCCAAGGCATCGTTCGCGATCTTCGTGAGCGCGGCATCTCGATCCTCATCACCGACCATCAGGTCCGCGAGACTCTCGAAATCACCGACCGCAGCTACGTGGTACGTAGCGGGCAGGTGCTTTGCTCTGGCTCGCCTCAGGATGTGCTGAACAACGAGGACGCCCGCAAGTACTACTTCGGCGAAGGCATGGACGTGAACCTCGGCGCTGCCTAG